Proteins found in one Streptococcus anginosus subsp. whileyi MAS624 genomic segment:
- the kphA gene encoding RNA-binding protein KphA, which produces MDTIENLIIAIVKPLISQPDALTIKIEDTPEFLEYHLDLDPSDVGRVIGRKGRTISAIRTIVYSVPTEDKKVRIVIDEK; this is translated from the coding sequence ATGGACACGATTGAAAATCTCATTATTGCGATAGTGAAACCTTTGATTTCACAGCCAGATGCCTTAACTATCAAGATTGAAGATACACCTGAGTTTTTAGAGTATCATCTTGATCTTGATCCAAGTGATGTTGGACGTGTAATCGGTCGTAAAGGTCGCACAATTTCTGCGATAAGAACGATTGTTTACTCTGTTCCAACCGAAGATAAAAAAGTTAGAATTGTTATTGATGAAAAATAA
- a CDS encoding copper homeostasis protein CutC translates to MIYEFCAENVTDLEKAMQTGARRVELCDNLAVGGTTPSYGVIKAAVELVSPYHTTVITMIRPRGGDFVYNDLEMKIMLEDIQMARKAGTHGVVFGALTVANEIDYLKMEKLVEAAQGLEIVFHMAFDAIPKEQQFSTIDWLIEHGVSRILTHGGVATEPIQNHFLWLNTLIKHAAGRIEILPGGGITVNNRDEIIANLGVNQLHGTKIVF, encoded by the coding sequence ATGATTTATGAATTTTGTGCAGAAAACGTGACTGATTTGGAAAAAGCCATGCAAACAGGTGCTCGGAGGGTTGAGCTTTGTGATAATCTGGCGGTGGGTGGAACGACGCCTAGCTATGGTGTCATAAAAGCAGCTGTAGAGTTAGTGAGTCCTTATCATACAACTGTTATAACGATGATTCGTCCACGTGGAGGAGATTTTGTATACAATGATTTAGAAATGAAAATCATGTTAGAGGATATTCAAATGGCTCGCAAAGCTGGTACACATGGTGTAGTGTTTGGTGCATTGACAGTTGCTAATGAAATTGATTATCTAAAAATGGAAAAGTTGGTAGAAGCTGCTCAAGGATTAGAGATCGTCTTTCACATGGCTTTTGATGCTATTCCAAAGGAACAGCAGTTCAGCACAATAGATTGGCTAATCGAACATGGTGTGAGTAGAATCTTAACTCATGGAGGAGTAGCTACAGAGCCGATTCAAAATCATTTTCTCTGGTTAAATACTTTGATAAAGCATGCAGCTGGTCGAATTGAAATTTTACCAGGAGGTGGTATTACGGTTAATAATCGTGATGAAATTATCGCAAATCTTGGCGTGAACCAACTTCATGGCACCAAAATTGTATTTTAG
- a CDS encoding transcription repressor NadR, producing the protein MINKRRTDLLQLLKNAETPLNGQILAEKFNVTRQIIVQDIAVLRADGAPIISTNRGYIYKMNDTVKYYHQLFKVKHTIEDIETELLAIVDNGGRVQNIMVEHPVYGEIQTYLKLTCRRDVQHFIQQIHESNFRGLSELTDGIHYHLVEADSQQDLDYIEKALENLGFLL; encoded by the coding sequence ATGATAAACAAAAGAAGAACTGATTTATTACAACTTTTAAAAAATGCGGAAACTCCTTTAAATGGTCAAATTCTAGCAGAAAAATTCAATGTTACGCGCCAAATTATTGTTCAAGATATTGCCGTTCTTCGAGCTGATGGTGCTCCTATTATTAGCACAAATCGGGGTTATATTTACAAAATGAACGATACTGTTAAATATTACCACCAGCTTTTTAAAGTCAAGCACACAATTGAAGATATCGAAACAGAATTGTTGGCAATCGTAGACAATGGCGGACGAGTCCAAAATATTATGGTGGAGCATCCCGTTTATGGGGAAATCCAAACGTATCTGAAATTAACTTGTCGCAGAGATGTCCAACATTTTATCCAACAAATTCATGAAAGTAATTTTCGAGGTTTATCTGAATTGACAGATGGTATTCATTATCATTTGGTTGAAGCCGATTCGCAGCAAGATTTAGATTATATCGAAAAAGCACTAGAAAATTTAGGTTTTCTACTGTAA
- a CDS encoding ECF transporter S component — protein MKPKTKNQFITLTALLTALAIVIPMIMPVKIIIPPASYTLASHVPIFLAMFISPLMTLVVILGSTFGFLAAGYPIVIVLRALSHLFFGLLGALYLRKYPKTLDKPIQTWILNIILAFVHAIAEVLACLIFYASTSFPENMFYLLFILVGVGTIIHSIVDFIIAQFIYKTLQKIR, from the coding sequence ATGAAACCAAAAACAAAAAACCAATTTATAACTCTCACAGCTCTTTTGACAGCGCTAGCTATTGTCATTCCTATGATTATGCCTGTAAAAATTATTATTCCACCCGCTTCTTATACGTTAGCAAGCCATGTCCCTATCTTTTTAGCCATGTTTATCTCTCCTTTGATGACTTTAGTCGTTATTCTAGGTTCCACCTTTGGATTCTTAGCAGCTGGTTATCCTATTGTTATTGTTCTTCGTGCCTTATCTCATCTCTTCTTCGGATTGTTAGGTGCTCTTTACCTTAGAAAATATCCTAAAACTTTAGATAAACCAATTCAAACTTGGATACTAAATATTATTCTTGCTTTCGTTCATGCGATTGCTGAAGTTCTTGCTTGTCTCATCTTTTACGCCTCTACTTCTTTTCCAGAAAATATGTTTTACCTTCTCTTCATTCTCGTAGGTGTTGGAACAATTATTCATAGCATCGTTGACTTTATCATTGCACAATTTATTTATAAGACTCTACAAAAAATCCGTTAA
- a CDS encoding PLP-dependent aminotransferase family protein yields MGTVKMIKPKYQCIVDQISQDIKSRKLSKGQKIPSVRQLAEYYRCSKDTAQKALMELKYQKYIYAVPKSGYYVLENSLEDQQDMELTVRDDHYQIYEDFRLCLNETLIGRENYLFNYYSQQEGLEDLRQSVQQLLLDSAIYTSADRIVLTSGTQQALYILSQIAFPNEKYEILVEQPTYHRINDLLTAQKLPYQTIERTPEGIDLGELERIFQSGRIKFFYTIPRFHYPLGHSYSRKEKEEIIRLARIYDVYIIEDDYLADFDSKRELTFHYLDDSQHVIYIKSFSTSLFPALRITALLFPPAIQSTFIAYKKAVDYDSNLIMQKALSLYIDNLMFEKNRLSLLNQQEKELTRARKLLSQNQLKLSYFINRDGILLDLRGLKYVSSLKHSNLPLDFFEASYIQDCPYQYAKIKYEDLEKVLQHLNEYL; encoded by the coding sequence ATGGGGACAGTTAAGATGATAAAACCTAAGTATCAATGTATTGTAGATCAGATTAGCCAAGATATTAAAAGCAGGAAATTGTCCAAGGGACAAAAGATTCCTTCTGTCCGTCAGCTGGCAGAATACTATCGCTGTAGCAAGGATACAGCTCAAAAGGCGCTAATGGAATTGAAATATCAAAAGTATATCTATGCGGTTCCTAAAAGTGGCTACTATGTGTTGGAAAATAGTCTGGAGGATCAGCAGGACATGGAGCTAACCGTCAGAGATGACCACTACCAAATTTATGAAGACTTTCGACTTTGTCTCAATGAAACGCTGATTGGACGTGAGAATTATCTTTTTAACTACTACTCGCAACAAGAGGGACTAGAGGATTTGCGACAATCTGTCCAGCAGCTGCTTCTAGATTCCGCTATCTACACCTCTGCTGACAGGATTGTTCTGACATCTGGTACCCAGCAGGCTCTTTATATTCTTTCGCAAATTGCCTTTCCAAATGAAAAATATGAAATTCTAGTTGAGCAGCCGACCTATCATCGGATAAACGATTTGCTAACTGCCCAAAAACTTCCTTATCAAACAATTGAGCGAACTCCAGAAGGAATTGATTTAGGAGAATTGGAGAGGATTTTTCAATCTGGTCGTATCAAATTCTTCTATACTATCCCACGCTTTCATTATCCCTTGGGGCATTCTTACAGTCGAAAGGAGAAGGAAGAAATCATTCGTCTTGCTCGGATTTATGATGTTTATATCATAGAAGATGATTATTTGGCTGACTTTGACAGCAAACGCGAACTGACCTTTCATTACTTGGACGACAGCCAGCATGTCATCTATATCAAATCTTTTTCTACTAGCCTCTTCCCTGCCCTTCGGATAACAGCTCTGCTATTTCCTCCAGCTATTCAGTCAACTTTTATCGCCTACAAAAAAGCAGTAGACTACGACAGCAATCTCATCATGCAGAAAGCTCTATCTCTTTATATTGACAATCTCATGTTTGAAAAAAATCGTCTTTCTCTGCTCAATCAACAAGAAAAAGAATTGACGAGAGCTAGAAAACTTTTAAGCCAAAATCAACTCAAACTTTCCTACTTTATCAATAGAGATGGTATCTTACTAGATCTACGTGGACTTAAATATGTCAGCTCCCTTAAACATAGCAATCTGCCATTGGATTTTTTTGAAGCAAGTTATATACAGGATTGTCCTTATCAATACGCAAAAATTAAATACGAGGATCTAGAAAAAGTCTTACAACATTTAAATGAATATTTATAA
- a CDS encoding CAP domain-containing protein, whose protein sequence is MERKIKKSVVATGLAATTIISGSLSHQVNAEEVKTQSTEPKTSEKITKPVTETDVQSAKLQADAAKVQTDAQQKVVEQVKGDVNTSKDAVADSEKAVANAEAEKKEATPEVIETAKEEVATSEKTVTTEENKVQAAEQSETKAKEAVKNQENVVAGQQSLVDVAQRELDTAKAPVANEEQDLNRAKEEEKQAEKNLAEKQKDLAKVKEEIANLPKEINSATEQVKQSEQKVAENQAAIAQKAAEVARAEQSATNRRNVDLNKATYGEFLQHAKTNGANQAIRNAAAEALATYERAKHEDGITVGSDSTSPATLENNLKAIELVRAINAYRRQAGLKELLIDPYKNPASQVQTLYFRRANWHMGKYFGNENVAINSSVRGAVDYWYKEKALYMAEAAKYGLTTNERDIDSNKIYTTLYKRGQLDFFYKVGHYLQMMDKNFNSISAAYCSDPNPYNNLYEVGFHTVSNERFNNGTLLSADAYEQAIRNFAGAAKATNAQATAAKNQLGVLRAQRTGYVSTLNIQKAKLADLQKLAANRSAALATANAGVITAEAALTKAKQNVVTKEAALKRATAAIASKLAPKQAALAKEQGLLETAKNKLAELKKALITAELNVAKAKDALQASQTKLKEAQDNLEKLQNAPQALEAAQKALQAAQADYASKVKTLKYEEAKLEISRSIYTKLQENYEQLKSQLPPKAQKETGRKVQNLHLSRTYQPKPLLVRQQNTSQKVLPATGTKADQVAALGLLLGLGTLTSARRRKRNNED, encoded by the coding sequence ATGGAGAGAAAAATTAAAAAATCGGTAGTTGCGACCGGTTTAGCTGCAACCACTATTATTTCAGGCAGTTTATCACATCAAGTAAATGCCGAAGAAGTAAAAACACAATCTACTGAGCCAAAGACATCTGAAAAAATCACCAAACCAGTTACAGAAACAGATGTTCAATCAGCAAAGCTGCAAGCCGATGCTGCAAAGGTTCAAACAGATGCTCAGCAAAAAGTTGTAGAGCAAGTCAAAGGAGATGTAAATACTTCAAAGGACGCGGTGGCAGATAGCGAAAAAGCTGTTGCAAATGCTGAGGCAGAAAAGAAAGAAGCAACTCCAGAAGTTATTGAAACCGCAAAAGAAGAAGTGGCGACATCAGAGAAGACGGTTACAACAGAGGAAAATAAAGTTCAAGCAGCAGAACAGTCTGAAACAAAGGCAAAAGAAGCTGTTAAAAATCAAGAAAATGTTGTTGCAGGGCAACAATCACTTGTTGACGTTGCACAACGCGAATTAGACACAGCTAAAGCTCCAGTTGCCAATGAAGAACAAGATCTTAACCGCGCAAAGGAAGAAGAAAAACAAGCTGAAAAGAATTTGGCAGAAAAGCAAAAAGATCTTGCTAAAGTGAAAGAAGAAATCGCTAATCTTCCTAAAGAAATCAATTCAGCGACTGAGCAAGTCAAGCAAAGTGAGCAAAAAGTTGCAGAAAATCAAGCGGCTATTGCTCAAAAAGCCGCTGAAGTAGCCCGTGCTGAACAGTCAGCTACCAATAGAAGAAATGTTGATTTAAACAAGGCAACCTATGGTGAATTTTTGCAACATGCTAAAACAAATGGAGCCAACCAAGCGATTCGTAATGCAGCTGCTGAAGCTCTAGCGACTTATGAAAGAGCTAAACATGAAGACGGTATTACAGTTGGTTCTGATTCAACAAGTCCAGCAACTTTGGAAAATAATTTAAAAGCGATTGAATTGGTTAGGGCAATCAATGCTTACCGTAGACAAGCTGGATTAAAAGAACTGTTGATTGATCCTTACAAAAATCCAGCCAGCCAAGTCCAAACTCTTTATTTTAGAAGAGCAAATTGGCATATGGGCAAATATTTTGGCAATGAAAACGTGGCCATTAATAGCTCTGTAAGAGGAGCGGTTGACTACTGGTATAAAGAAAAAGCCTTATATATGGCTGAGGCAGCTAAGTATGGGCTAACAACAAATGAGCGAGACATTGATTCCAATAAAATTTATACTACTCTTTACAAGCGAGGTCAGCTTGATTTCTTCTACAAAGTTGGTCACTATCTTCAAATGATGGATAAAAACTTTAATTCGATTTCAGCAGCATATTGTAGTGATCCAAATCCATATAATAATTTATATGAAGTTGGTTTCCACACAGTATCTAATGAACGCTTCAATAACGGTACTCTTCTTAGCGCAGATGCTTATGAGCAAGCAATCCGTAATTTTGCTGGTGCTGCAAAAGCCACAAATGCACAAGCGACAGCAGCCAAGAATCAATTAGGTGTGTTGCGAGCTCAAAGAACGGGTTATGTATCTACTTTAAATATCCAAAAGGCAAAATTAGCAGACCTTCAAAAATTAGCTGCGAATCGTTCGGCTGCTCTTGCTACTGCGAATGCTGGAGTGATTACAGCCGAAGCGGCTTTGACAAAAGCGAAACAAAATGTTGTGACAAAAGAAGCAGCTTTGAAGCGTGCAACTGCAGCTATTGCATCCAAGTTGGCGCCAAAACAAGCAGCATTAGCAAAAGAACAAGGATTACTAGAAACCGCTAAAAATAAGTTAGCAGAACTAAAGAAAGCCTTAATTACAGCAGAATTGAATGTTGCTAAAGCAAAAGATGCTTTGCAAGCTAGTCAAACCAAGCTAAAAGAAGCACAAGATAACTTGGAAAAATTACAAAATGCACCACAAGCACTGGAAGCAGCTCAAAAGGCTCTTCAAGCTGCACAAGCTGACTATGCCTCTAAGGTTAAAACGTTAAAATATGAAGAAGCAAAACTAGAGATTTCTCGTTCAATTTATACCAAGTTACAAGAAAACTATGAGCAATTGAAAAGTCAACTTCCTCCGAAGGCTCAAAAAGAAACAGGTAGAAAAGTACAAAACTTACACTTATCCAGAACTTACCAACCAAAACCATTGTTAGTTAGACAACAAAATACTAGTCAAAAAGTTCTGCCTGCTACAGGTACTAAAGCAGATCAGGTTGCTGCATTAGGATTGCTACTTGGTTTAGGAACTCTAACTAGTGCTCGCCGTCGTAAAAGAAATAACGAAGATTAA
- a CDS encoding GNAT family N-acetyltransferase: protein MIDMLEQPEYIAIHSSLRLRKYDGQAHLAFSWYQNPDVIRLIDGSREPYTLQRIKKMYDYLTQHGEVYFIEILINENWMPIGDVSFWQEDMPIVIGNSDYRGHGIGKTVVQALIERGRQLGYERLYVREIYDYNTASKKMFESVGFYPIEKTEKGHRYALDLLLPLSAIQPSQFYLSEEKLKQVQTWFDTKNISSLKPLPIKRFQDKIFFTDGHSRAFIAYQAGFEEIPVYAEKDDLNWEFYSYCLQVCDKIGIATIKDLENRILSVSDYKKNWLDWCQRVAKKFEE, encoded by the coding sequence ATGATAGATATGTTGGAACAGCCAGAGTATATTGCTATTCATTCTTCCTTACGTTTGCGAAAGTATGATGGACAAGCTCATCTAGCTTTTTCTTGGTATCAGAATCCTGATGTAATCCGTTTGATTGATGGTAGTAGAGAGCCTTATACACTTCAGCGAATCAAGAAAATGTATGACTATCTTACTCAGCATGGAGAAGTGTATTTTATTGAGATTCTGATAAATGAAAATTGGATGCCAATTGGTGATGTAAGTTTTTGGCAAGAGGATATGCCTATTGTTATTGGTAACTCAGATTATCGTGGTCATGGAATCGGGAAGACTGTTGTTCAAGCATTAATTGAACGTGGACGTCAGCTGGGCTATGAACGTTTGTATGTTCGAGAAATTTATGATTACAATACTGCTTCTAAAAAGATGTTTGAATCGGTAGGATTTTATCCCATAGAAAAGACTGAAAAAGGACATCGCTATGCTTTGGATTTACTGCTTCCTTTATCAGCTATTCAACCAAGTCAATTTTATCTTTCAGAAGAGAAACTAAAGCAGGTTCAGACATGGTTTGATACAAAGAACATAAGTAGTTTAAAACCCTTGCCAATTAAGCGCTTCCAAGACAAAATCTTTTTTACTGATGGACACAGTAGAGCATTTATAGCTTATCAAGCTGGTTTTGAAGAGATTCCAGTTTATGCAGAAAAAGACGATTTGAATTGGGAGTTCTATTCCTATTGTCTTCAAGTTTGTGACAAAATAGGTATTGCTACAATAAAAGATTTAGAAAATCGGATTTTGTCTGTGTCGGATTACAAGAAAAATTGGTTAGATTGGTGTCAACGAGTCGCAAAGAAGTTTGAGGAATAA
- a CDS encoding MmcQ/YjbR family DNA-binding protein, whose product MLDLFEKYQANPEKLQAFGFEKRGVEFVYSQEIMKGDFLLQLKLQGEKLDYQVLDQETGDEYVQVKMEQMMGEFVGQVREACQEIFLMIRANCFEEVGFLYKQSSRLQEYVARTYDGRLEYLWENSSKNSNLHAGVFRHKDTKKWYGIFMTIDWSKFENGKTGQIEVLNVKNNQVADLLKKAGIYPAFHMNKKYWLSLPLDDTLRDTELFALLDKSFELTQKK is encoded by the coding sequence ATGTTAGACTTATTTGAGAAATACCAAGCAAATCCAGAAAAATTACAAGCCTTTGGTTTTGAAAAAAGAGGAGTAGAGTTTGTTTATTCTCAGGAAATAATGAAGGGCGACTTTTTATTACAACTAAAATTACAGGGTGAGAAGCTGGACTACCAAGTGCTTGATCAAGAAACAGGCGATGAATACGTGCAGGTCAAAATGGAGCAGATGATGGGGGAATTTGTCGGACAGGTTCGTGAAGCTTGTCAAGAGATTTTCTTGATGATTCGAGCTAATTGTTTTGAGGAAGTTGGCTTTCTTTATAAACAGAGTAGCCGCTTGCAGGAGTACGTAGCAAGAACCTATGACGGAAGACTGGAATATCTCTGGGAGAATTCTTCAAAAAATAGCAATCTTCATGCTGGTGTTTTTCGACATAAGGATACTAAAAAATGGTATGGTATTTTTATGACGATAGACTGGTCGAAGTTTGAAAATGGCAAAACTGGTCAAATAGAAGTGCTGAATGTCAAAAACAATCAAGTGGCTGATTTACTTAAAAAAGCAGGGATTTACCCAGCATTTCACATGAACAAAAAATATTGGCTTAGCCTGCCCTTGGATGATACTTTAAGAGATACAGAACTTTTTGCCCTTTTGGATAAGAGCTTTGAATTGACCCAAAAGAAATGA
- a CDS encoding ABC transporter ATP-binding protein has product MNLIRKLGWFFKLEKKRYIIGILALSLVSVFNLIPPRVIGVVIDRIASRNLTSDQLLLNLLLLVASAFIMYGLRYLWRLYIFGTANHLGRLLRSQLFEHFTQMAPSFYQKYRTGDLMAHATNDINAVVSVAGGGVMSAVDASITALVTLLTMFFVLDWRLTLIAILPLPFLSWGTSLIGRKNHESFKAAQEAFSDLNNKVQESVSGIKVTKSFGYQKAESHSFARTNQDVYEKNILAAKYNSLFDPIVLIFIGLSYALTLIFGGMFISRGQFTVGELVTFITYLDMLVWPLQAMGYLFNISQRGMVSYERIERLLAEKSDVEETNNPVFPIKNGRLVYDIQRFSYEETTTLSNIHFALEKGQTLGIVGQTGSGKTTLLRLLMREQDIQEGAIYLNDHDIRDYSLNDLRSLIGYVPQEQILFAMSIANNIRFANPDLSDDEVIRASKLCGLYEDIIAMPEGFQTIVGERGVSLSGGQKQRLAMSRALVLKPDILILDDFLSAVDAKTEHLILENLKEERDGKTTIITAHRLSAVVHADLILVMENGRIKERGTHQELLAQNGWYAHTYHNQQLAESLKEE; this is encoded by the coding sequence ATGAATCTTATCAGAAAATTGGGCTGGTTTTTCAAACTGGAGAAAAAACGTTATATTATCGGAATTCTAGCCTTGTCTTTGGTTAGTGTTTTTAATTTAATTCCTCCTAGAGTAATCGGTGTGGTGATTGACCGTATTGCTAGCCGAAATCTAACGTCAGACCAGTTGCTTTTAAATCTTTTACTTTTGGTTGCTTCGGCCTTTATTATGTATGGTCTGCGTTATCTTTGGCGGCTATATATCTTTGGCACAGCAAATCATTTGGGACGACTTTTGCGTTCTCAACTCTTTGAACACTTTACCCAAATGGCACCGTCTTTTTATCAAAAATATAGAACAGGAGATTTGATGGCGCATGCAACAAATGACATTAACGCAGTTGTAAGTGTGGCAGGTGGGGGTGTCATGTCGGCGGTAGATGCCTCTATCACCGCACTGGTAACGTTACTGACTATGTTCTTTGTTTTAGACTGGCGTTTGACTTTGATTGCTATTTTGCCATTGCCGTTTCTTTCTTGGGGAACCAGTTTAATTGGAAGAAAAAATCACGAGAGCTTTAAAGCGGCTCAGGAGGCCTTTTCTGACTTGAATAACAAGGTACAGGAAAGCGTTTCAGGGATTAAAGTAACGAAATCTTTTGGCTATCAAAAAGCAGAAAGTCACTCTTTTGCTAGGACAAATCAGGATGTCTATGAGAAGAATATTTTAGCCGCTAAATACAATTCCCTCTTTGACCCTATAGTTCTGATTTTCATCGGCTTATCTTATGCATTAACCTTGATTTTTGGGGGAATGTTCATCTCTAGAGGACAATTTACAGTTGGAGAGTTAGTGACATTTATTACTTATCTAGATATGCTGGTATGGCCTTTGCAGGCGATGGGCTATCTCTTCAACATCAGCCAAAGAGGAATGGTTTCTTATGAACGGATTGAGCGACTATTGGCAGAAAAATCGGATGTCGAAGAGACCAACAATCCCGTTTTCCCTATAAAAAATGGCCGTTTGGTCTATGATATTCAGCGTTTTTCTTATGAAGAAACAACCACTTTATCCAATATTCATTTTGCATTAGAAAAGGGGCAGACGCTAGGAATTGTCGGACAAACAGGTTCTGGTAAAACAACACTATTACGCCTGCTCATGCGAGAACAGGATATTCAAGAAGGTGCTATTTATCTGAATGATCACGATATTCGAGATTATAGCTTAAACGATTTGCGGAGTTTGATTGGTTACGTGCCGCAAGAACAGATTCTTTTTGCAATGTCGATTGCGAACAATATTCGTTTTGCAAATCCAGACTTGTCAGATGACGAAGTGATTCGAGCTAGTAAACTTTGTGGCCTTTATGAGGATATTATTGCCATGCCAGAAGGCTTTCAGACAATTGTCGGCGAGAGAGGAGTATCGCTTTCAGGAGGTCAAAAGCAACGTTTAGCCATGAGTCGAGCGCTCGTTCTGAAACCAGATATTTTAATCTTGGATGATTTTTTGTCTGCTGTTGATGCTAAAACAGAGCATTTGATTTTGGAAAATCTCAAGGAAGAACGAGACGGCAAGACGACGATTATTACTGCTCACCGATTATCAGCAGTTGTTCATGCAGATTTGATTTTGGTGATGGAGAATGGACGCATTAAAGAGCGTGGCACTCACCAAGAATTGCTGGCACAAAACGGTTGGTATGCGCATACTTATCACAACCAGCAACTGGCAGAAAGTCTGAAGGAGGAGTGA
- a CDS encoding ABC transporter ATP-binding protein — MKKQTTFHRLLTYMWRYKWVSILALTFIFATTLVTTALPLLARYFIDHFISRRQIMAGFYILILYYALFLLRVLFTFLGQYSFARVAYSIVRDLRQESFENIERLRMAYFDQTAAGAIVSRLTNDTQAVADMFSSIFSSFLSSIFILVVTVVTMCTLNWRLTGLIVLFLPVMLGSILLYQRLSNRLLKLVRSKLSDLNVKLSESIEGMRIIQAFSQEKRLINEFETINGEHLEYTVRYLNINSLFLRPAMSLLKILAYAVILAYFGFTWQVAGVTAGVMYAFIQYVNQLFNPLIDLMQNYSVLQTSMVAVDRVFAIIDRRDYEPNQANLPLEITAGNIEFRHVSFSYDGKRDVLKDISFSVKQGATIAFVGATGSGKSSIINLFLRFYEFEKGEILIDDQNIKDYSQAELRRNIGLVLQDPFLYHGTIASNIQMYQENMSREDIVEAAKFVDAHDFITQLPAGYDSPVTERGATFSSGQRQLLAFARTIASKPKILILDEATANIDSETEELIQTSLKKMRQGRTTIAIAHRLSTIQDANCIYVMEQGRIIESGTHEELLALKGTYYKMYQLQAGMMKEE; from the coding sequence ATGAAAAAACAAACAACTTTTCATCGCCTTCTGACTTATATGTGGCGTTATAAATGGGTGAGCATTTTGGCACTTACTTTTATCTTTGCGACAACTTTGGTGACGACAGCTTTGCCGCTTTTGGCCCGGTATTTTATTGACCATTTTATCAGTCGTCGTCAGATTATGGCGGGATTTTATATTCTGATTCTCTATTATGCTCTCTTTCTTTTGAGGGTGCTATTTACTTTCTTAGGACAGTATTCTTTTGCCCGTGTGGCATATAGCATTGTTCGCGATCTGCGTCAGGAGAGTTTTGAAAATATTGAGCGACTACGTATGGCTTATTTTGATCAAACGGCTGCAGGAGCGATTGTCTCCCGTTTGACGAATGATACACAAGCGGTAGCAGATATGTTTAGTAGCATATTTTCAAGTTTTCTAAGTTCCATTTTTATTCTTGTTGTAACAGTAGTGACGATGTGCACCTTGAATTGGCGCTTGACAGGACTTATTGTACTTTTTTTACCAGTCATGCTGGGTTCCATTTTACTTTATCAACGCTTATCTAATCGTCTCCTCAAACTCGTCCGAAGCAAACTGAGTGATTTGAATGTCAAACTTTCTGAAAGTATTGAGGGAATGCGAATTATTCAGGCATTTAGTCAGGAAAAGCGTCTGATAAATGAATTTGAAACAATTAACGGCGAGCATTTGGAGTATACAGTTCGCTACCTCAATATCAATAGTCTTTTTCTGCGTCCAGCTATGTCTTTGCTAAAAATTTTAGCTTATGCAGTTATTTTAGCTTACTTTGGCTTTACTTGGCAGGTTGCAGGAGTGACAGCAGGAGTCATGTACGCTTTTATCCAATATGTCAATCAACTTTTCAATCCTCTGATTGATTTGATGCAGAATTACTCTGTTTTGCAGACATCTATGGTGGCTGTAGACCGTGTTTTTGCAATCATAGACCGCAGAGACTATGAGCCCAATCAAGCTAATCTTCCATTGGAAATTACAGCTGGGAATATTGAATTTCGTCATGTTTCCTTTTCATACGACGGCAAGCGTGATGTTCTGAAAGATATTTCATTTTCAGTCAAGCAGGGGGCAACAATCGCCTTTGTCGGTGCGACTGGCTCAGGCAAGTCTTCGATCATCAATCTCTTTCTGCGTTTTTATGAATTTGAAAAGGGAGAAATTTTAATTGATGATCAAAATATTAAGGATTACAGCCAAGCTGAACTGCGTCGCAATATTGGTTTAGTTCTTCAAGATCCTTTCCTCTATCACGGTACCATTGCTTCTAATATCCAAATGTATCAGGAAAATATGAGTCGAGAAGATATTGTAGAAGCTGCTAAGTTTGTGGATGCTCACGACTTTATCACTCAGCTTCCTGCAGGTTATGACAGTCCAGTAACCGAGCGAGGTGCGACTTTTTCAAGCGGACAAAGACAACTATTGGCTTTTGCGAGAACAATTGCTAGCAAGCCCAAAATCTTGATTTTGGACGAAGCAACTGCTAATATTGACTCAGAGACCGAAGAACTTATCCAAACTTCGCTGAAAAAAATGCGCCAAGGACGAACAACGATTGCCATTGCTCACCGTCTGTCTACCATTCAGGACGCTAACTGCATTTATGTCATGGAGCAGGGACGTATCATTGAATCTGGCACACACGAAGAGCTTCTAGCGCTTAAGGGGACTTATTATAAAATGTATCAATTGCAAGCTGGAATGATGAAAGAAGAGTGA